The following are from one region of the Jatrophihabitans telluris genome:
- the mshD gene encoding mycothiol synthase, which produces MTPEQPNSLAPRSVPTLTDDQAAAVRALAAAAPGAADSPPLSDQTLLNLQSPAPVRHLLIGGLPGEDGAVRGYAQLRPESDGVTTEIVAAPDQASSLVPALLAAVKDLAGEAGEAGGPDGPDGADVPIELWAHGQASPLHAAAQAAGWESVRTLYQLRRGLDDLRLDAVPSPDVPLDGVSPGEPANTPAHDAVVIRPFRRGTDDEPWLAVNSRAFADFPDQGSWTATDLNSRLDADWFEPAGFLVAERDGALLGYHWTKVHTDALDGTGTPLGEVYVLGVDPGAQGLKLGRRLLTAGLAHLKGRGLRTVLLYVDSGNPKGLSLYRSDGFDTFAVDTLYRSGSRSS; this is translated from the coding sequence GTGACGCCCGAGCAGCCGAACTCCCTCGCACCGCGTTCAGTCCCGACCCTCACCGACGATCAGGCCGCCGCCGTCCGTGCTCTCGCGGCGGCGGCTCCTGGCGCTGCGGACTCCCCGCCGCTGTCCGACCAGACCCTGCTGAATCTGCAGTCGCCGGCGCCGGTACGCCACCTGCTCATCGGCGGCCTTCCCGGCGAGGACGGCGCAGTTCGCGGGTACGCCCAGTTACGCCCGGAGTCCGACGGCGTCACGACCGAGATCGTCGCCGCACCTGACCAGGCGAGCTCCCTGGTTCCCGCGCTGCTGGCAGCGGTGAAGGACTTGGCGGGCGAGGCGGGCGAGGCGGGCGGGCCGGACGGGCCGGACGGGGCGGACGTTCCGATCGAGCTCTGGGCCCACGGACAGGCCTCGCCGTTGCACGCCGCGGCCCAGGCGGCCGGATGGGAGTCAGTCCGGACGCTGTACCAACTGCGGCGCGGGCTCGACGACCTCAGGCTCGACGCCGTCCCCTCCCCCGACGTGCCCTTGGACGGCGTGAGCCCCGGCGAACCCGCGAACACGCCCGCCCATGATGCCGTGGTCATCCGGCCGTTCCGGCGCGGAACCGACGACGAGCCGTGGCTCGCGGTCAACAGCCGGGCCTTCGCCGACTTCCCCGACCAGGGCAGCTGGACGGCCACGGACCTGAACAGCCGACTGGACGCAGACTGGTTCGAGCCCGCCGGCTTCCTCGTCGCCGAACGGGACGGAGCCCTGCTCGGCTACCACTGGACGAAGGTCCACACCGACGCGCTCGACGGCACGGGTACGCCGCTGGGCGAGGTGTACGTGCTCGGCGTCGATCCCGGTGCGCAGGGGCTCAAGCTCGGGCGGCGCCTGCTGACCGCGGGACTCGCCCATCTGAAGGGCCGCGGGCTGCGCACCGTCCTGCTCTACGTCGACTCCGGCAACCCGAAGGGGTTGAGCCTGTACCGCTCCGACGGTTTCGACACCTTCGCCGTCGACACGCTGTACCGGTCCGGGTCCCGGAGCTCGTGA